GGCCCTCGACGACTTCGCCCTGGCCACGCCGAGCCTGGAGGACGTGTACCTCGCGCTCGGCGGCCACGCGACGAAAGGGCTGGTGAAGGCGTGAGACGTGAGCCGTCGCCCGCACCGACGTCGTCCGTACCGAACAGGAGCAGCGCCAGGTGAGCATCGTGCCTGCGGAGGCCGTTTCCGCGCGTGTGCGGGGGGCGTACGGCGCCCGATCCGGGGACGAAGAAGGGGGTGCCGCGCCGCTCGCCCCGCGCGCCCGGCTGCTGCCGGCGCTCGCTGCGGTGTACCGCGCCCAGCTGTCCCGGGCCCGTGTCGCGCGGATACCGCTGCTCTTCGTCGCCACGTTCCAGTCCGTCGGGATCATGGTGCTGATGCGCGGTGTGGTCGATGGCGGAGCGGAGGCGCGGGCCGTGGTGGCCGGGTCGTCCGTCCTGGTCGTGGCCTTCGTCGCGCTCAATCTGCTGGCCCAGTACTTCGGCCAGCTTCGCGCTTCCGGTGGTCTGGACCACTATGCGACGCTGCCGGTGCCGCCGGCGGCGGTGGTGCTCGGGGCGGCGGGGGCCTACGCCTCGTTCACCGTGCCGGGAACGGCCGTGACGGCGGTCGTCGGCTCGGTGCTGTTCGGGTTGCCCCTGACCCATCTGTGGGTACTCGTGGCGGTGATCCCGCTCGCGGGCGCCGCGCTGGCCGGGCTCGGCGCGGCACTCGGGCTGCTCGCGCCACGCCAGGAACTGGCGACGCTCCTCGGTCAGTTGGGCATGTCCGCGGCCCTGCTGCTGGGGGTGCTCCCGGCGGGGCGGCTGCCGGGGCCGATCGCGCTCGCGCGGGATCTGGTGCCGTCCACGTACGGAGTCGAGGCTTTCGCCCGTACGTTCGACGCCCATCCGCACTGGCCGACGGTCGCGATGGACCTCGCGGTCTGTGCGGCCGTGGGGGTGGTCTCGCTGGCCGTCGCGACCCGGGCGTACCGGCGGGCCGCGGTCCGCTGAGTCACGGCCGGTGAGGCGGGCCACAGGGACGTTTGGCACGATGTCAGGGTGACAGCACCCCTGACGCCGCCCCAGCGGCCCGCCCCGCACGACTCGTCCCGGAGCCACCCGCATCCCGCGCCGGACCCGGACGGAGAAGGGCTGGAGATGAGGAGCGAACTGCGCCGGGCGGCGGTCGTCCTGGTGGCCGTGACGCTCGCCGGCATCGTGCTCGGTCTGCTGTGGCTGTGGCTGGCTCCGAAGGTGCCGCTGGTCTCGACCGACAAGGCGGTCTTCTTCGCGGACACCGAAGGCGAGGAGGCGGCGGGCGCGGACGGCACGTTCGTCCTGCTGGCGCTCGGCTTCGGCGTGCTCAGCGCAGCGGTCACCTTCTGGTTCAACCGCCGCGGGGGCATCGCTGTCGTCGCCGCGCTCGCCCTCGGCGGCGTCCTCGCGTCCGCTGTCGCCTGGGGCACGGGCTATCTGCTCGGACCCGAGCAGGACGTCGTCGCCCACGCCCGCGCGGTCGGCCAGGGCGTCGTCTTCGACGCGCCGCTCCGCCTCCGCGCGAAGGGCGCGCTGCTGGCCTGGCCCATCGCGGCGATGGTCGTGCACCTCGCCCTCACCGCCCTCTTCGCCCCGCGCGACCCCGAGCCGGAGTGGCCTCCGCTGGGCCCGGAACACCGGCGCTGACCGCCCGGCGGGCGGGGCCCGGTGCGTCGGGCCGGTTTGACGGGTGGGCTCGTGGCCACCGCCGACCGGTGACGGTTCTCGCGCGCGGCCCCGCGCCGAGCGGGCCGCCGCTCACTGCGGTTCTGCGGTCGGCTCGCGCTCACACACGGCCCTGTGCCCCGGGCGGGCCCCGCGCACCTCGTGCTCGTCGTCCGGCCGGCAGGGGGGACCGGCAGGTCGGGGGCGGTCGGCGGCGGGGCCGCCCGCGCGAGCACCCCGCATGCGTCGCCCCGCGGCCGCCGAGCATGCCGCCTGCGGAGCCGCGGCGCCCACGTCGTGCCGGTCGACGCCCCCGCGCTGCCGCGTGGTCGAGGCATGCGGCTCGGCGTCCGCGCGGCGAGCCGTCGCCGTCCCGCCGCCCGGAGGAGGCGGGACGGCGACGGTCGCTCGTCAGGCCGGCCGACGGCCGTGGTTCGCCCGGCGCTTCCTCAGCCGCCACTTCCGTTTGCGCGTGCGCTTGGACACTGCACCTCCTCGGGTCGGCATGTCCTTCGGGCGTAGCGAAGGACGGGCCGGCCGTCGAGGGGGCGTGCGGGGCGCGGGCGGTGCACGCGGAGGCGCTGAACGGGGTCCGTACCGGGGGACCGCGGGCGGCGTACGCGGGGCACCGAGCGCGCCCCGGGCGTCAGGAGGCCGCGGGGTAGCGCGCTCGGTGACGCTACACGCGCCCGATCGGTGCCAGGACGGCGTTCGTCAGCGAGGCCAGGTCCGAGGGGGACAGCTCCACCTCGAGCCCGCGCCGGCCCGCCGAGACGCAGATCGTCGGGTGCGCGGAGGCGGAGGCGTCCAGCACCGTGCGCAGACGCTTGCGCTGGCCCAGCGGGGAGATGCCGCCACGGACGTAGCCCGTGGTGCGCTCCGCCGCCGCCGGGTCGGCCATCGACGCGCGCTTGCCGCCGACCGCCGTGGCCAGCGCCTTGAGGTCCAGTTGCCCGGCGACCGGCACGACGGCGACCGTCAGCTCTCCGTCCACGTCGGCGACGAGCGTCTTGAAGACCCGCTCCGGCGCCACGCCCAGTGCCTGTGCCGCCTCCTCCCCGTACGACGGGGACGCCGGGTCGTGCTCGTACGCGTGCACGGTGAACGCCGTACCCGCGGCCGTCAGCGCCACCGTTGCCGGCGTGCCTCCCTGCTGCTTCCTGGCCTTCTTCGCCACGGTCCTGCTACTCCCTCGCCCCGGTCGGTCCGGCTCAGTTCGGGCTCGTCGGCGAGCGGGTCAGATCGACCGCGGGCAACGACGGCAGATGACGTATCACCGCGGTCTCGGACCGCAGCAGCTTCAGCTCCTCGCGCAGCCGGGTCGCCGTGTCCGGAGCCTGCAGCAGTTTCTGCTTCGACGGCGTGTCGAGCACGGCGGCGGCGGCGACCAGGTACGAGACCACCGACGGCTCGTCCGGAAGCTCCGAGGTCGTCGACAGTGAGCGCTCCCGCGCCCCGGCCAGCCGCTTCTGGTAGTTGCGGAACGCCCGCAGCACGCCTTCGGCCAGCATGCCCGCGCCCTCCCCCGACTCCTCCGGGATCTCCTCGAGCTCGGCCGTCAGGAACGGTCCGCTCGCGTCGACCGAGAGCAGTTTGACCCGGGTGGTGCCGGTGGCCAGCACCTCGAAGCTGCCGTCGGCGCGTTCCCGGATCGTCGCGGCGTCCGCGATGCAGCCGACGCGGTGGAACGCCTGGAGAGGGTCCGGGCCGAAGCCCGCGGCGGGGCCCTTCTCGGGCCGGGCGGTCTGGTCGGGCATCCCGGGCGCGGTCGGAGCGACCTCGCGGCCGTCGCGGATGGCGACCACGGCGAACCGGCGGGGCTCGGACTCGTCGGTCTTCAACAGCTCGCGCATCATGGCGCGATAACGCTCCTCGAAGACGTTCAGCGGCAGCACGAGGCCGGGGAAAAGCACCGCGTTGAGCGGAAAGAGAGGCAGGCGAGCGGTGGTCACAGCGGTCAAGCGTAGTGGTCGCCGGGCACGGCGCGTCCGGCCGCCCGTCCCTGGCCGGCAACGGCCGTGCCGGCGGAGCGGACGCGCCGCCCGCCGCGGATCGGCGTCGAGGACGCCACCTCGATGCGGACCCCGTCCCGCGCCTCCAGGAACTGGCCCAGCGGATCGTCCGTCACCTGGCTCCACGGGAACGACGTGGCGTACGGGCCGATCGAGCGGAACTGCTCCAGCGCCTCGTTCCAGCGGCTCCGCGCGATCAGCACGTACACGAGGAGGTTGCGGACCTCGGCGGGCCAGGGGTCACCGGGCCGGTACCGGGCGGACAGTTCCGCCGCCCGGTCGGCGGCCGTGTCGATCCGGTCCGTCTGTACGGCCGTGACGCCCCCCGCGAGCAGCAGTGTGAGGGCGGCGCGCACCGGCAGGGCCTGCACCAGCGAGCCGGGCAGGGAGTCCTCGGCCGCGCGCTCGGCGAAGTCGAAGCACTCCCGGTGCGAGCCGTGCCAGACCGCCGAGAGGTAGCGCAGCGCGGCGACATGGCAGCCGTAGTGGTGCGAGGAACGACGCACCGCCTGCCCCCACAGCGCCTCGAAGGCGGTGTGCGTGGCGTGCGTGCCGCGGGCGTGGTCCAGGGCCAGCCGCCAGGGGACGGGGTCGCGCGGGTCGGCCTCGGCCGCGGCGTGGACGAGGGGGCCGACCTCGCGCAGCCGCTCGACGCTCGCGGGCGACCCCCAGGCCCTGCGGACTTCGAGTTCGGCCTTCACGAGCAGGGCGTCGGGGTCGCGCGGCGTGGCGGCGAGCCAGCCGGCGAGCCAGTCGGGCCTGTTGTACGCGAACGCCGCGAGCCGTACGACGTAGCGGTCGCGGTTCTCCCACTCGGCCGCTCCCCGGGTGGTGGCGAGCAGCTTGGCGGCCGGTTCGTGATCGCCGAGCGCGGCGGCCAGAAGCGCGGGCCCGAGATCCCCGTCCGGGGCGTCGAGCAGGACCGCATCGTCCGGGGGCAGTCCGTCGGCGAGCCGCGGGGTGTGCCGGACCATACGAGCGGTGCTGATCAGGGCGCGCAGCAGAGACATGGTGCGGACCATTGAAAGCCGCAGGTCGGGGTCGCGCCAGAGGGCATCTGTGAAGTTTTGGTAGGAGGTGGAATGGTTGTCCTGGCTCGGGTCAAGAAAACGCAAAGGAGCGCGCATTCGCGGTGCATTCGGGGCGCGCGACACGCTCGACGGGAGCGCCTTCCGCGCCCCGGTGGCCGGGCACCGCTCAGCTGCGTCTCAGCAGCCGGGACGCGCCCGCCGCCACCGTCGTCGCGAGTATCCAGCCCAGCAGCACCAGCGCCGCGGCGCCCCACTGCCAGTGGCCCTCCAGCCGCCAGTGGCCGTCCTGGCCCAGATTGATCACCGGCAGGAGCAGATCGAGGGCGTAGAGCGAGGGGTTCCACTCGGGATTCTCGCCCGGCTTCATCGCGTCGGGGGCGTAGCGGGAGAACGCCAGCGCGCCGGCGGCCCAGAGCACCGCCATCCACAGTGCCGCGCGGCCCGGACGGTAACCGTACGCGACCGTCCAGTCCTGGACGTAGCCCCAGAGCTTCGCGGCGAGCGGCAGCGTCTCGCGGCGGCGGCGCTGCTTGGCGAGGAGCACCTCGCGGGCGTCCGCGTCCTCCCCGCTGTTGCGCAGTACGGTCGCCAGCCGCTCGTACGGCTCCGGCTGGTACTCGGGAGTGGCCGCGGCGACCCATTCCAGTCGCCGCGCGAGCGGGAAGCGGCTGTAGGGCACGAGGTTCTCGTAGACGAACCCGCCCATCGCCAGCCCGCCCGGACCCGGCCAGCTCGTCGAGTGGTCGATGAGCGTGACGACCTTCGCCCCGTTCAGCACCACGCGCCCCTGTTCCGGCCGCTCCCCGGTGAAGCGCAGCTCCGGAGTGACGATCCGGCGCAGCGACAGCTCCTCCCGGCGCGCGCCCGACAGCACGAACCGGGCGTGGTGGAGGTCGACGGCGTCACCGAACCGGCCGTCGTCCAGCCGCACGCCGCCATGGCACTCGAAACGCTGCTCCCGAGCGCCCGCCCGGTGCCCCGGGGCGTCGAAGGAGAGACCGAACGGTGGAGTGGCGCCCTGGTCGCCCGCGCAGTCCACCCACGCCCTGGTCAGGTACAGCGTGCGCTCCACCGTCAGCTGGGGGGCGTTCAGTGCGCGCCGGCCCTCGGCCGCCCGCAGCCGGCTTCCGCGCAGGCTCAGCGACACCCCGACCTTCGCGCCGCGCAGACTGACCTCCCCGTACGTCTCGATCAGCTCGGCCTGCAGATCCTGACCGACCGACAGGCCGTCGGCGGTGATGGCCCTGCCGTGCCGGTCCGGCCGCACCCGGATCTGGTTGATCAGCAGATCCGTGCCTATCTGCGCGTCCGTGAGCCGTATTCCCTGCTCGACGCGGCAGCGCGGAAGATGCAGATCGCCCTCGGTGTGCAGCCGGGCGGCCTCCAGCCGGGGCATCGCGCACCCCAGCAGCCGCAGCGTGGTGAACCGCGACTCCGGCAGCGTCAGCTCGCTCTCGAAACGGCACCCGGTCAGCTCGACGTACGGGGCGATCGTGCCGCCCGCGAGCGTGAGCTTCCCCGTCACGTACGCGCCCAGCAGCTTCAGCGCACAGACCCGCCCCGGGCGCGCCGGTGGGCCGCTGAGCAGCAGCAACGCGATCACATCGGCGCGGACGCTCCGCCCGGGGCCCCACTCCAGTTCGGAGAAGGGGTCGTTCAGCAGCGGATTGCCGTCGCGAAGATCGCAGGTCATTCCGTACTCGAACGAGGTCCACATCGTGCGTTCCGCCGTGGTGAGATCGTTGGGCATGTCGACGCCCTGCGGCTCGGTCAATGCCGCTCCCTCGCTTTCCCCCGGTCCGCCTACCCGGTCTCGTACTGCCGTTCTTCCCGCTGGGTAACGCACTGAACACGAGTGGTCATGACCGACATCGGTGCCGTGCGGGGCGGGCCGGCCGCCCGGGGCCCCGGGTCCCACGGGGGAGCACGCGGTTCACGTCCCGTGACCGTCAGACGGGTGGGCGTGTATCAGCCAGTGATACGGAAGGCCGGTACGCGGATTCCGTCTGAGAGAATTGAGCCGTGATCTCTCGTATCGACCTCCGCGGCGACGCCCTCCCCGAGGGCGCCGCGCTGCGCGACCTGCTGCCCCGTGCCGAGTTCGACGTGGAAGCCGCCCTGGAGAAGGTGCGGCCCATCTGCGAGGACGTGCGGCATCGCGGGACGGCGGCGCTGATCGAGTACGCGGAGAAGTTCGACGGCGTGCTCCTGGACCGGGTGCGGGTGCCAGAGAAGGCCCTCGTGGAGGCGCTCGAACAGCTCGACCCCGAGGTCAGGGCCGCCCTGGAGGAGTCCGCCCGCCGGGCCAGGACCGTCCATCGCGCCCAGCGCCGCGAGGCGCACACCACCCGGGTCGTGCCCGGTGGCACGGTGACCGAGAAGTGGGTTCCGGTCGGGCGGGTCGGGCTGTACGCGCCGGGCGGCCGTTCGGTCTACCCCTCGTCCGTGATCATGAACGCGGTGCCCGCGCAGGAGGCCGGCGTCGAGTCCGTCGCGCTCGCCTCCCCGCCGCAGAAGGAGTTCGGCGGACTGCCGCACCCGACGATCCTCGCCGCCTGCGCGCTGCTCGGCGTCGACGAGGTGTACGCCGTGGGCGGCGCCCAGGCCGTGGCGATGTTCGCGTACGGCACCTCGGGACCGGACGGGTGTGCGCCCGCGAACATGGTGACCGGCCCCGGCAACGTCTGGGTCGCCGCCGCCAAGCGCTACTTCACGGGCCGTATCGGCATCGACACCGAAGCCGGTCCCACCGAGATCGCGGTCCTGGCCGACGCCACCGCCGACCCGGCCCACGTCGCGGCCGACCTGATCAGCCAGGCCGAGCACGACCCGCTGGCCGCCGCCGTGCTGGTCACCGACTCGCCCGGGCTCGCGGACGCGGTCGAGCGCGAGCTGGAGTCCCAGATCGCCGCGACCAAGCACGTCGAGGACCGGATCGTCCCGGCCCTGTCCGGGAAGCAGTCCGCGATCGTCCTCGTCGACGGCGTCGAGGAGGGCCTGCGCGTCGTCGACGCGTACGGCGCCGAGCACCTGGAGATCCAGACCACCGACGCTGCCGCCGTGGCCGACCGGGTGCGCAACGCGGGTGCGATCTTCGTCGGCCCCTGGGCGCCGGTCTCCCTCGGCGACTACTGCGCCGGGTCCAACCACGTGCTGCCGACCGGCGGCTGCGCCTGCCACTCCTCCGGTCTGTCCGTCCAGTCCTTCCTGCGTGGCGTCCACATCGTCGACTACACGCGCGAGGCGCTCGCCGACGTCGCCCACCACGTGGTGACCCTCGCCGAGGCGGAGGACCTCCCGGCGCACGGCGCCGCCGTGAAGGCAAGGTTCGACTGGAAGGTGCCCTCGAGCAAGTGAGCACGACCGACATCGGCATCGACGACCTGCCCATCCGCGAGGAGCTGCGTG
The genomic region above belongs to Streptomyces marianii and contains:
- the hisD gene encoding histidinol dehydrogenase, giving the protein MISRIDLRGDALPEGAALRDLLPRAEFDVEAALEKVRPICEDVRHRGTAALIEYAEKFDGVLLDRVRVPEKALVEALEQLDPEVRAALEESARRARTVHRAQRREAHTTRVVPGGTVTEKWVPVGRVGLYAPGGRSVYPSSVIMNAVPAQEAGVESVALASPPQKEFGGLPHPTILAACALLGVDEVYAVGGAQAVAMFAYGTSGPDGCAPANMVTGPGNVWVAAAKRYFTGRIGIDTEAGPTEIAVLADATADPAHVAADLISQAEHDPLAAAVLVTDSPGLADAVERELESQIAATKHVEDRIVPALSGKQSAIVLVDGVEEGLRVVDAYGAEHLEIQTTDAAAVADRVRNAGAIFVGPWAPVSLGDYCAGSNHVLPTGGCACHSSGLSVQSFLRGVHIVDYTREALADVAHHVVTLAEAEDLPAHGAAVKARFDWKVPSSK
- the ybaK gene encoding Cys-tRNA(Pro) deacylase, which encodes MAKKARKQQGGTPATVALTAAGTAFTVHAYEHDPASPSYGEEAAQALGVAPERVFKTLVADVDGELTVAVVPVAGQLDLKALATAVGGKRASMADPAAAERTTGYVRGGISPLGQRKRLRTVLDASASAHPTICVSAGRRGLEVELSPSDLASLTNAVLAPIGRV
- a CDS encoding oxidoreductase, which encodes MTEPQGVDMPNDLTTAERTMWTSFEYGMTCDLRDGNPLLNDPFSELEWGPGRSVRADVIALLLLSGPPARPGRVCALKLLGAYVTGKLTLAGGTIAPYVELTGCRFESELTLPESRFTTLRLLGCAMPRLEAARLHTEGDLHLPRCRVEQGIRLTDAQIGTDLLINQIRVRPDRHGRAITADGLSVGQDLQAELIETYGEVSLRGAKVGVSLSLRGSRLRAAEGRRALNAPQLTVERTLYLTRAWVDCAGDQGATPPFGLSFDAPGHRAGAREQRFECHGGVRLDDGRFGDAVDLHHARFVLSGARREELSLRRIVTPELRFTGERPEQGRVVLNGAKVVTLIDHSTSWPGPGGLAMGGFVYENLVPYSRFPLARRLEWVAAATPEYQPEPYERLATVLRNSGEDADAREVLLAKQRRRRETLPLAAKLWGYVQDWTVAYGYRPGRAALWMAVLWAAGALAFSRYAPDAMKPGENPEWNPSLYALDLLLPVINLGQDGHWRLEGHWQWGAAALVLLGWILATTVAAGASRLLRRS
- a CDS encoding DUF2567 domain-containing protein encodes the protein MTAPLTPPQRPAPHDSSRSHPHPAPDPDGEGLEMRSELRRAAVVLVAVTLAGIVLGLLWLWLAPKVPLVSTDKAVFFADTEGEEAAGADGTFVLLALGFGVLSAAVTFWFNRRGGIAVVAALALGGVLASAVAWGTGYLLGPEQDVVAHARAVGQGVVFDAPLRLRAKGALLAWPIAAMVVHLALTALFAPRDPEPEWPPLGPEHRR
- a CDS encoding LON peptidase substrate-binding domain-containing protein; translation: MTTARLPLFPLNAVLFPGLVLPLNVFEERYRAMMRELLKTDESEPRRFAVVAIRDGREVAPTAPGMPDQTARPEKGPAAGFGPDPLQAFHRVGCIADAATIRERADGSFEVLATGTTRVKLLSVDASGPFLTAELEEIPEESGEGAGMLAEGVLRAFRNYQKRLAGARERSLSTTSELPDEPSVVSYLVAAAAVLDTPSKQKLLQAPDTATRLREELKLLRSETAVIRHLPSLPAVDLTRSPTSPN
- a CDS encoding ABC transporter permease, whose protein sequence is MSIVPAEAVSARVRGAYGARSGDEEGGAAPLAPRARLLPALAAVYRAQLSRARVARIPLLFVATFQSVGIMVLMRGVVDGGAEARAVVAGSSVLVVAFVALNLLAQYFGQLRASGGLDHYATLPVPPAAVVLGAAGAYASFTVPGTAVTAVVGSVLFGLPLTHLWVLVAVIPLAGAALAGLGAALGLLAPRQELATLLGQLGMSAALLLGVLPAGRLPGPIALARDLVPSTYGVEAFARTFDAHPHWPTVAMDLAVCAAVGVVSLAVATRAYRRAAVR